Proteins encoded in a region of the Rutidosis leptorrhynchoides isolate AG116_Rl617_1_P2 chromosome 9, CSIRO_AGI_Rlap_v1, whole genome shotgun sequence genome:
- the LOC139866840 gene encoding protein FLUORESCENT IN BLUE LIGHT, chloroplastic isoform X2 has product MMTMGLVGSLLLVTPLEALADTCEAEQSIYNMNMPVLLLVAIIGATVGGLLARQRKAELQRLNEQLRQINAALKRQAKIESYAPALSYAPAVSRIPDNEVIVDPKKQELISHLKNGKNFLRNQNPEKAFSEFSIALELAQNIKDPIEEKKAARGLGASLQRQGKHRDAIKYHSMVLSISEREGEDSGNTEAYGAIADCYTEVGDLERAATFYDQYISRLQAD; this is encoded by the exons ATGATG ACAATGGGGCTTGTAGGATCCTTATTATTAGTGACACCTTTAGAAGCCCTAGCAGACACGTGCGAGGCAGAGCAATCTATTTATAATATGAACATGCCCGTTTTGCTACTTGTTGCCATCATTGGGGCCACAGTTGGAG GACTGCTTGCTCGACAAAGAAAGGCGGAACTACAGCGTTTAAACGAACAGCTTCGTCAGATCAATGCGGCTCTAAAAAGGCAAGCAAAGATAGAGTCGTATGCACCTGCTTTAAGTTACGCTCCTGCTGTCTCTAGAATACCTGATAACGAAGTGATTGTTGATCCAAAAAAGCAAGAGTTGATATCCCATCTGAAAAATGGCAAGAACTTTCTGAGGAATCAAAATCCAGAAAAGGCGTTTTCCGAGTTCAGTATTGCTCTTGAGCTTGCGCAGAACATCAAAGATCCAATTGAAGAAAAGAAGGCTGCAAGAGGACTAG GAGCCTCCTTGCAGAGGCAAGGAAAGCATCGGGATGCAATTAAATACCATTCAATGGTTCTGTCAATCTCGGAAAGAGAGGGAGAGGACTCGGGGAACACAGAAGCATATGGTGCAATAGCCGATTGTTACACCGAGGTTGGTGACCTAGAGCGTGCTGCTACTTTTTATGATCAGTACATTTCTAGATTACAAGCAGACTGA
- the LOC139866840 gene encoding protein FLUORESCENT IN BLUE LIGHT, chloroplastic isoform X1 encodes MAVIPSCSLFRPCSAARLSSVSLVIDIRSFKFPKHDDRFKSHGITALHKYLSHCEASRNIKIIQGDDGSVYKPFTLHQTMGLVGSLLLVTPLEALADTCEAEQSIYNMNMPVLLLVAIIGATVGGLLARQRKAELQRLNEQLRQINAALKRQAKIESYAPALSYAPAVSRIPDNEVIVDPKKQELISHLKNGKNFLRNQNPEKAFSEFSIALELAQNIKDPIEEKKAARGLGASLQRQGKHRDAIKYHSMVLSISEREGEDSGNTEAYGAIADCYTEVGDLERAATFYDQYISRLQAD; translated from the exons ATGGCGGTGATCCCTAGTTGCTCTCTTTTCCGACCATGTTCCGCGGCACGTCTATCTTCCG TTTCACTTGTAATTGATATACGAAGTTTCAAATTCCCCAAACATGATGATCGTTTTAAAAGCCATGGCATCACTGCTCTGCATAAGTACCTATCTCATTGCGAGGCATCACGAAATATAAAAATTATTCAAGGGGATGATGGATCCGTATACAAACCCTTCACTTTGCATCAG ACAATGGGGCTTGTAGGATCCTTATTATTAGTGACACCTTTAGAAGCCCTAGCAGACACGTGCGAGGCAGAGCAATCTATTTATAATATGAACATGCCCGTTTTGCTACTTGTTGCCATCATTGGGGCCACAGTTGGAG GACTGCTTGCTCGACAAAGAAAGGCGGAACTACAGCGTTTAAACGAACAGCTTCGTCAGATCAATGCGGCTCTAAAAAGGCAAGCAAAGATAGAGTCGTATGCACCTGCTTTAAGTTACGCTCCTGCTGTCTCTAGAATACCTGATAACGAAGTGATTGTTGATCCAAAAAAGCAAGAGTTGATATCCCATCTGAAAAATGGCAAGAACTTTCTGAGGAATCAAAATCCAGAAAAGGCGTTTTCCGAGTTCAGTATTGCTCTTGAGCTTGCGCAGAACATCAAAGATCCAATTGAAGAAAAGAAGGCTGCAAGAGGACTAG GAGCCTCCTTGCAGAGGCAAGGAAAGCATCGGGATGCAATTAAATACCATTCAATGGTTCTGTCAATCTCGGAAAGAGAGGGAGAGGACTCGGGGAACACAGAAGCATATGGTGCAATAGCCGATTGTTACACCGAGGTTGGTGACCTAGAGCGTGCTGCTACTTTTTATGATCAGTACATTTCTAGATTACAAGCAGACTGA